One window of the Anaeromyxobacter dehalogenans 2CP-C genome contains the following:
- a CDS encoding GAF domain-containing sensor histidine kinase produces MALSARAQARPAPARADKVLDLIDVARELAIAPDVEGVGHVVKIAARRLLGADGVTFVLREGDLVRYADEDAISPLWKGTAFPASSCVSGWAMDHRETVVIEDVYADARVPHDAYRPTFVKSMLMVPVLTGQPVAAIGAYWAERHAATPRESALLEAIAGFAAAALERAKLERELRSAVALRDELLGLAAHELRTPLTVLNLAVNGVTRALAAADVEGARRAGERLQRGTARLARLIEMLLDSTRLAQLEIPLVRERVELGGLVARVVASLPSADRARIAAEPGVVGEWDRARLEQIVANLVGNALKFGDGKPVDVSVSSHGGLARLVVADQGAGIAEEERPRLFRRFERGAAARGVGGLGLGLWIVRQNVEAHGGEIHVESRPGAGTRFTVELPLAG; encoded by the coding sequence ATGGCCCTCTCCGCCCGAGCGCAGGCTCGGCCGGCTCCCGCCCGCGCCGACAAGGTCCTCGACCTCATCGACGTGGCCCGGGAGCTCGCGATCGCCCCGGACGTCGAGGGCGTCGGCCACGTCGTGAAGATCGCGGCCCGGAGGCTGCTCGGCGCCGACGGGGTGACGTTCGTCCTGCGCGAGGGTGACCTGGTCCGCTACGCGGACGAGGACGCCATCTCTCCCCTCTGGAAGGGCACCGCGTTCCCGGCCAGCTCCTGCGTCTCGGGCTGGGCGATGGACCACCGGGAGACGGTGGTGATCGAGGACGTGTACGCGGACGCCCGCGTCCCCCACGACGCGTACCGGCCCACCTTCGTGAAGAGCATGCTGATGGTGCCGGTGCTGACCGGGCAGCCGGTCGCGGCCATCGGCGCCTACTGGGCGGAGCGCCACGCCGCGACGCCGCGCGAGTCCGCCCTGCTCGAGGCGATCGCCGGGTTCGCCGCGGCGGCCCTCGAGCGCGCGAAGCTCGAGCGCGAGCTCCGCTCCGCGGTCGCGCTCCGGGACGAGCTGCTCGGCCTCGCGGCGCACGAGCTCAGGACGCCGCTCACGGTCCTCAACCTGGCCGTGAACGGCGTGACGCGCGCGCTCGCGGCGGCCGACGTCGAGGGCGCGCGCCGGGCGGGCGAGCGCCTCCAGCGGGGCACGGCGCGGCTCGCGCGCCTCATCGAGATGCTGCTCGACTCGACGCGCCTCGCACAGCTGGAGATCCCGCTGGTGCGGGAGCGGGTCGAGCTGGGCGGGCTCGTCGCGCGGGTGGTCGCCAGCCTCCCGAGCGCCGACCGCGCCCGCATCGCGGCGGAGCCCGGGGTGGTGGGCGAGTGGGATCGCGCCCGCCTCGAGCAGATCGTCGCGAACCTGGTGGGGAACGCGCTCAAGTTCGGCGACGGGAAGCCGGTGGACGTCTCCGTCTCCTCGCACGGCGGCCTCGCCCGGCTGGTGGTCGCGGACCAGGGCGCCGGGATCGCGGAGGAGGAGCGGCCGCGCCTGTTCCGGCGCTTCGAGCGCGGCGCGGCGGCCCGGGGCGTCGGCGGGCTCGGGCTCGGGCTCTGGATCGTCCGGCAGAACGTCGAGGCGCACGGCGGGGAGATCCACGTCGAGAGCCGCCCGGGAGCCGGCACGCGCTTCACCGTCGAGCTGCCGCTCGCGGGGTGA
- a CDS encoding helix-turn-helix domain-containing protein — translation MKRKTKSWKQIEKKLFTREEIAEAERFAEREVLEMNLRELRLAAGRTQEQVARAAKMKQSELSRAERREDHLLSTLRRYVEGLGGELEVVARVHGKVVRLRGV, via the coding sequence ATGAAGCGCAAGACGAAGAGCTGGAAGCAGATCGAGAAGAAGCTCTTCACGCGCGAGGAGATCGCCGAGGCGGAGCGCTTCGCCGAGCGCGAGGTCCTGGAGATGAACCTGCGCGAACTCCGGCTGGCCGCCGGGAGGACCCAGGAGCAGGTCGCCCGCGCCGCCAAGATGAAGCAGTCGGAGCTGTCGCGCGCCGAACGGAGGGAGGATCATCTCCTCTCGACGCTGCGGAGGTACGTGGAGGGGCTCGGAGGCGAACTCGAAGTCGTCGCGCGCGTACACGGCAAGGTGGTCCGTCTTCGGGGAGTGTGA
- a CDS encoding type II toxin-antitoxin system RelE/ParE family toxin: protein MLQGVKILEQVGITLGEPYSSALKGTRHPLRELRPKRGASPLRIIYAFDPKREALLLIGGDKGNDKRFYERTIPKAERLWDAHLQHLEKEGNR, encoded by the coding sequence GTGCTCCAAGGCGTAAAGATCCTCGAGCAGGTAGGCATCACGCTCGGCGAGCCGTACTCGAGCGCCCTCAAGGGGACGAGGCATCCGCTCCGCGAGCTTCGCCCGAAGCGCGGCGCGAGCCCGCTACGGATCATCTACGCGTTCGACCCGAAGCGGGAAGCGTTGCTCCTCATCGGCGGTGACAAGGGGAACGACAAGCGGTTCTACGAGCGGACGATCCCCAAGGCAGAGCGGCTCTGGGATGCGCACCTCCAGCATCTGGAGAAGGAAGGCAACCGATGA
- a CDS encoding M48 family metallopeptidase: MSETVLEGLLFDGRSAAATPVRIAIAGGVLTITTPDGALLSEHGLARLTVTEAFATAPRQIGLPGGGVVEVPDGAALAAALSAAGRRPGLVDWLEARWRTALAAVVVCVAVIVAAYLYGLPAAAGWIARTLPASAERRLGDGVLELLDGHVLRPTALSEEEQRAAQERIDEAARLGAPAVKYRLLFRSAGFGPSMNAFALPGGTVVVLDGLVRGTASDDRLVAIVGHELGHVARRHSAQALLKSAGVGAAASLLWGDFSGQAAAIPAALAMFDYSRDAEREADEDAVRFLRAAGRSALPMAEALCLLQCVEREASLGAMPRLLSTHPKLAERIQHVRELRGVDPSYRCPEPAPAGSPCGPDEDDGDDEPGTCGAGEAPRPSGD, from the coding sequence GTGAGCGAGACCGTCCTCGAAGGCCTCCTCTTCGACGGACGAAGCGCCGCCGCGACGCCGGTCCGGATCGCGATCGCGGGGGGCGTCCTCACGATCACGACGCCCGACGGCGCGCTCCTCTCCGAGCACGGCCTCGCCCGGCTCACCGTGACCGAGGCGTTCGCCACGGCGCCCCGGCAGATCGGACTGCCCGGTGGAGGGGTGGTCGAGGTGCCGGACGGCGCCGCCCTCGCCGCGGCGCTCAGCGCGGCGGGCCGGCGCCCTGGCCTCGTGGACTGGCTCGAGGCGCGCTGGCGCACCGCGCTCGCGGCCGTCGTCGTATGCGTCGCGGTCATCGTCGCGGCTTACCTCTACGGGCTCCCGGCTGCCGCGGGCTGGATCGCCCGGACGCTGCCGGCGAGCGCCGAGCGGCGGCTCGGGGACGGTGTCCTCGAGCTCCTCGACGGCCACGTGCTCCGGCCCACGGCGCTCTCGGAGGAGGAGCAGCGCGCGGCGCAGGAGCGGATCGACGAGGCGGCGCGGCTCGGGGCGCCCGCGGTGAAGTACCGTCTCCTCTTCCGGTCCGCCGGGTTCGGGCCGAGCATGAACGCCTTCGCGCTCCCCGGCGGCACGGTGGTCGTGCTCGACGGTCTGGTGCGCGGCACCGCGAGCGACGATCGCCTCGTCGCGATCGTCGGCCACGAGCTCGGGCACGTGGCCCGGCGCCACTCGGCGCAGGCGCTCCTGAAGAGCGCCGGCGTGGGCGCCGCGGCGAGCCTGCTCTGGGGCGACTTTTCTGGCCAGGCCGCGGCGATTCCCGCCGCGCTCGCGATGTTCGACTACTCGCGCGACGCCGAGCGCGAGGCCGACGAGGACGCGGTCCGCTTCCTGCGCGCCGCCGGCCGCTCCGCCCTGCCCATGGCAGAAGCGCTCTGCCTGCTCCAGTGCGTCGAGCGCGAGGCGTCGCTGGGCGCGATGCCGAGGCTCCTCTCCACGCACCCGAAGCTCGCGGAGCGGATCCAGCACGTGCGCGAGCTCCGGGGCGTGGACCCCTCGTACCGCTGCCCGGAGCCGGCGCCGGCAGGATCGCCCTGCGGTCCTGACGAGGACGACGGCGACGACGAGCCGGGGACGTGCGGGGCGGGGGAAGCGCCGCGCCCCAGCGGCGACTGA
- a CDS encoding NAD-dependent epimerase/dehydratase family protein, producing the protein MTRVLVTGGTGTLGRQAVAALERGGASTVRLLTRRERPADAPPQREWCVADLRSDPLDAAVRDVDAVLHLASAKGEEDVPAAQRLLCASSPWTRARPRHAWPRSRSGRRWASRRRSRAPRC; encoded by the coding sequence ATGACCCGCGTCCTCGTCACCGGTGGGACCGGCACCCTCGGCCGCCAGGCGGTCGCCGCGCTCGAGCGGGGCGGAGCCTCGACGGTGCGCTTGCTGACGCGGCGCGAGCGGCCCGCGGACGCACCGCCGCAGCGCGAGTGGTGCGTCGCCGACCTGCGCTCGGATCCGCTCGACGCCGCGGTGCGGGACGTGGACGCCGTGCTGCACCTCGCGAGCGCCAAGGGCGAGGAGGACGTGCCGGCTGCGCAGCGCCTGCTCTGCGCTTCCAGCCCGTGGACGAGGGCGAGGCCGCGGCACGCCTGGCCGAGATCGCGCTCGGGCCGCCGCTGGGCGTCGCGCCGGAGATCGCGGGCCCCGAGGTGTTGA
- a CDS encoding YjgN family protein — translation MTEFAASTSAAPADAFPAAPATPPQPQPLPIRFTGSGGEYFRIWIVNLLLTLVTLGIWSAWAKVRKTRYFWSNTQLAGAAFQYHGNPVAILRGRLLAGAVFVAYSVAGRISLTAGLVAGAVLMLLGPWFFHASMRFKLANTSWRGLRFGFDSTAGRAYAVLAPGVVLGALFIGSLATIQRTTPGEQANPLPIVLAELAVFACWPWLHARLKAYQHGRAQYGDLAFEFEPSTRAFYGVYGKAFLSALPFFVLMGIAIAGVAAATRGTKDPEAMTRVFVPIAVVTYAVFALAYAVVGALFTARLQRLVWTRTHAGPVRFATSITARGLMRVWIGNGILTLLTLGIYWPWAAVAIARYRLECMTLEAGAPLETIAAGRLPAEGSATGEGAVDLFGWDIGL, via the coding sequence ATGACCGAGTTCGCCGCGTCGACCTCCGCAGCGCCGGCCGATGCCTTCCCGGCCGCACCTGCAACGCCGCCCCAGCCGCAGCCGCTGCCGATCCGGTTCACCGGATCGGGCGGAGAGTACTTCCGGATCTGGATCGTCAACCTGCTCCTCACGCTCGTGACCCTCGGCATCTGGTCCGCGTGGGCGAAGGTCCGCAAGACGCGTTACTTCTGGAGCAACACGCAGCTCGCCGGCGCCGCGTTCCAGTACCACGGGAACCCCGTCGCGATCCTTCGCGGGCGACTGCTCGCCGGTGCCGTCTTCGTCGCGTACTCGGTCGCCGGGCGCATCTCGCTCACCGCGGGACTGGTGGCCGGCGCGGTGCTCATGCTGCTCGGCCCCTGGTTCTTCCACGCGTCCATGCGCTTCAAGCTCGCGAACACGAGCTGGCGGGGGCTGCGGTTCGGGTTCGACTCCACCGCCGGGCGGGCGTACGCGGTCCTCGCGCCGGGCGTGGTGCTCGGGGCCCTCTTCATCGGCTCGCTCGCGACGATCCAGCGGACAACGCCCGGCGAGCAGGCGAACCCCCTGCCGATCGTCCTCGCGGAGCTCGCGGTCTTCGCCTGCTGGCCCTGGCTGCACGCGCGGCTGAAGGCGTACCAGCACGGCCGCGCGCAGTACGGAGACCTCGCGTTCGAGTTCGAGCCGTCCACCCGCGCGTTCTACGGCGTCTACGGCAAGGCCTTTCTCTCCGCGCTGCCCTTCTTCGTGCTGATGGGGATCGCCATCGCCGGCGTGGCCGCCGCCACGCGCGGGACGAAGGATCCGGAGGCGATGACGCGCGTGTTCGTCCCGATCGCGGTCGTCACCTACGCGGTGTTCGCCCTCGCGTACGCCGTCGTCGGCGCGCTCTTCACCGCACGCCTGCAGCGGCTGGTCTGGACCCGGACGCACGCGGGCCCGGTGCGCTTCGCGACGAGCATCACGGCGCGCGGCCTCATGCGCGTCTGGATCGGCAACGGGATCCTGACGCTCCTCACGCTGGGCATCTACTGGCCGTGGGCCGCGGTGGCGATCGCGCGCTACCGGCTCGAGTGCATGACGCTCGAGGCCGGGGCGCCGCTCGAGACCATCGCGGCGGGGAGGCTGCCCGCGGAAGGCTCCGCGACGGGCGAGGGCGCGGTCGATCTGTTCGGGTGGGACATCGGCCTGTGA
- a CDS encoding pyridoxamine 5'-phosphate oxidase family protein, with protein sequence MKAALREEGSAAFLTEGPRGPHLVATWNSYIHVVDDATLVFPAGGYRETETNVRSGSRVQMIIGGHVPEGVGFRLTGRAELEVDTPHHALIRQRFPWARAAVVLHVSEVEQVLGK encoded by the coding sequence TTGAAGGCTGCGCTCCGGGAGGAGGGGTCGGCCGCGTTCCTGACGGAGGGGCCGCGAGGCCCTCACCTCGTCGCCACGTGGAACAGCTACATCCACGTCGTGGACGACGCGACGCTGGTGTTCCCGGCCGGCGGGTACCGCGAGACGGAGACGAACGTCCGCAGCGGCAGCCGGGTGCAGATGATCATCGGCGGGCACGTCCCGGAGGGCGTCGGGTTCCGCCTCACCGGCCGCGCCGAGCTCGAGGTGGATACGCCCCATCACGCGCTGATCCGGCAGCGCTTCCCGTGGGCGCGCGCCGCGGTCGTGCTGCACGTGAGCGAGGTCGAGCAGGTCCTCGGGAAGTAG